The Candidatus Sericytochromatia bacterium genomic sequence CGGCATCGTGCAGATGGTCGAGTACCTCAACGAGAACAAGGATGCGCTGCACAAGCCGATCTATTTCTCCGGCACCAAGGACATGATCGTGGTCGAGGTGGCGCTGCAATACACCACCGGCTACAGCGAGAACGTGCTGTCTTTCGCCAACAACATCAACACCCACGAGGGTGGCACCCACCTGACGGGCTTCCGCAACGTGCTGACCCGCATCCTGAATGACTACGGCCGCAAGGTCAGCGGGCAGATCAAGGAGAACGAGACCTCGCTGTCGGGCGAGGACGTGCGCGAGGGCCTGACGGGCGTGATCTCGGTCAAGCTGCCCGAGCCGCAGTTCGAAGGTCAGACCAAGACCAAGCTCGGCAACACCGAAGTGCGCGGCATCGTGGAAGGCATCATGAGCGATGCCTTCGGCCACTTCCTGGAGGCCAATCCCGGGGTCGGCAAGTCCATTGTCGGCAAGGCCATCGATGCCCTGCGCGCCCGCGAGGCGGCTCGCAAGGCGCGGGAACTGACGCGCCGCAAGAGTGCGCTGGAATCGGCCACCCTGCCTGGTAAGCTGGCGGACTGCTCGGAGCGTGATGCGGCCAAGTGTGAGCTGTACCTGGTGGAAGGCGACTCGGCCGGCGGCTCGGCCAAGCAGGGCCGTGACCGTGGCTTTCAGGCCATCCTGCCCCTGCGCGGCAAGATCCTGAACGTCGAGCGGGCCCGGCTCGACAAGATCTACGCCAACGAGGAGATCCAGGCCATGATCATGGCGCTGGGCACCGGCGTGGCGGATGAGTTCGATCTTGGCCGCCTGCGCTATCACAAGCTCGTGATCATGACCGACGCCGACGTGGACGGCGCCCACATTCGCACGCTCCTGCTGACCTTTTTCTACCGGTTTATGAAGCCGCTGGTCGAGTCAGGCCACGTCTACATCGCCCAGCCACCGCTCTACAAGATCGAGAAGGGCAAGCAGACGCATTACGTCTATTCCGACCGTCAGAAAGAGGCCGTGGTGGCGCAGCTGGGGGGTGAAGTCAGCATCAGCCGCTTCAAAGGCCTGGGCGAGATGATGCCGCAGCAGCTCTGGGAGACCACCATGGACCCCGCGGCGCGGACCATCCTGCGCGTGACGATCGAGGACGCTGCCGAGGCGGACCGCATCTTCACGATCCTGATGGGTGACAAGGTGGAACCCCGGCGTGAGTTCATCCAGCAGCACGCCGGCGAAGCGATGAATCTCGACATCTGACCGTCGCGATGAGGCAGGACCTTCCCGTGAGGCGGGAGATCGACGTGCCTCGCCCGGGGCGGGAGGGCTCCCGGCCCGGGCCAAGATGGGGTCGGGCGTTCATCCGCCTCAGTGTGGGGCTGCTGGCCCTGCTCGCGTCTGTCTCCCAGGCTGAGGCCCGCTCGCTCGCGCCCGCCTCCCCGGCGACGCCCCCGGCGGTCATTCTGCCTTCTCCCCCGCCCCTGCCGCCGACGCCCACGCTGGCACCGTCTGCGCCGCCGGGGCGCCCGTCCGGACCCGAGCCCGCCTCCCCCCCTCCGGTTTCGGTCACGTCGCCTCGCCCCCAGCCTGAACCCTCGCTCGCGGTCGTGATCCCGGGGCCCGGCATCAATCGCCCGGACTGGCAGGACCTCGGCCCGCCCGAAGCCGGTGCCCCTCCCCCGTCCAGGCCCAGTGGGCTGCCCCATTACGTGGGGCTGCCCAGGGCCGCGCGCGAGGCGGCCGAGCGGTTGCGCGATCTGTCCGCCCTGCTGCGGGCGCATCTGGGGGCCCGTCGGCTTGCCAGCGCCAGGGTGACCCTGATGCGGGCCGAGGACCTGGTGGCCCGCGCGGAGCGCGAGCATCTGGTGCTGAAGATTCATCCGGACTGGTCCGAGCCGAGGGTCGAGCTGATCGATCTGCGGGCTCGCTACGAGGCGCTGCGGCGCGGCCCGCTGGACGATGAGTCCCGGCGGTTGGCCGAGCAGGCCGCCGCGCGATTGGCCCCTCAGTTCAGTCGCGCGGGGCAGGGGCTGGCCGCCCTGACGCCCCCCCAGCTGGAAGCGCGCCTGCTCGACTTGCGGCAGGCCCTGGCGGCCGCCGAGGCGGACCCCTACCTGCGGGAGAATCCGGCCTGGCGCGTGGCACGCCAGCCCCTGCAGCGCGACATGGAACGCCTGGAGAACCTGCTGGCCGTGCGCCAGGGGCAGGGCAGCCTGGCCATGGCGCTGCTGCGGATCGATCAGCTGCGCGCGTCGGCGGATGCGCGCCTGGCGGCGCAGGACTTCACGGGCGCCGTGGGCGACCTCGAGGCGCTGGAGGAGGCCTGTTTCACCTTCGCCCACGATCTGGCCGACATGCGCGCGCACGGATTTGACCAGACCCAGCTGAGCTGGCATGGTCCGGACGGCGACTGGCGAGGCCAGGCCGTGCTGGCACGGGTCGAGCGCTGGCGCCAGGAAGCCCGGCGCCGTCTGGCGTTGCTCGGGCCGCCCTCCTCGCCTCCCCCCACGCCGGCCTCGCGGCCCCCACGGCGGTAGCCGGGTC encodes the following:
- the gyrB gene encoding DNA topoisomerase (ATP-hydrolyzing) subunit B, which gives rise to MREARMTQGVETAEAPTEYGELPADATHVTQAYGAEQIQVLEGLEPVRKRPGMYIGSTGERGLHHLVYEVIDNAVDEALAGYCTQIQVTLHDDHRVTVEDNGRGIPVEIHPKTGKSTVETVMTVLHAGGKFGAGGYKVSGGLHGVGVSVVNALSTSLEVEVKRGGKVHAMRFERGVPVSDLAVVGEVPDNVTGTKVTFKPDGTIFETLEFNYDTLAARFRELAYLNRGIAITFTQLSPDPDHPDALKEHREHYLYEGGIVQMVEYLNENKDALHKPIYFSGTKDMIVVEVALQYTTGYSENVLSFANNINTHEGGTHLTGFRNVLTRILNDYGRKVSGQIKENETSLSGEDVREGLTGVISVKLPEPQFEGQTKTKLGNTEVRGIVEGIMSDAFGHFLEANPGVGKSIVGKAIDALRAREAARKARELTRRKSALESATLPGKLADCSERDAAKCELYLVEGDSAGGSAKQGRDRGFQAILPLRGKILNVERARLDKIYANEEIQAMIMALGTGVADEFDLGRLRYHKLVIMTDADVDGAHIRTLLLTFFYRFMKPLVESGHVYIAQPPLYKIEKGKQTHYVYSDRQKEAVVAQLGGEVSISRFKGLGEMMPQQLWETTMDPAARTILRVTIEDAAEADRIFTILMGDKVEPRREFIQQHAGEAMNLDI